TCCACTCGCCGTCGTCCGTCGCTTCGAGTTCGATCCGCGGCGCGTCACCGGGGTCGTGTGTCACGGCGTTCTCGGCGAGTTCCGTCAGCGCCTGCTCCAGTTCGGGACCGGCACAGACATCTCGGTCGGTCCGGACCGCGACGTCGACGGTCGCTCCCGCCGGCAGGTCGTTCGTCGCGGCGTCGAACAGCGCCGCGGGGTCGAGTCGTCGGGGCTCGCGCTCGCGACGCGCGTACCGCTCCAGTTCGCGGGCCTGTTCGCTCGTCCCCATCAGTCGGTTCGCGGTCCGCTCGATCCGGTCGCCGAGTTCGCTCACGTCGTCGTCCTCGGTCAGCCCGGACTGGAGATGATTGCCCACGCCGAGCAGGACGTTCAGGTCGTTGCGGAGGTTGTGCCGGAGCACGCGGTTGAGCAGGCGCACGAGCTGTTCGGTCCGCTTGCGCTCGGTCACGTCGGTCTGGAAGCCGAGATAGTGGGTGAGGTCGCCGTCCGGCCCTTCGATGGGGCTGAGTCGCACCTGATTCCAGAACGGCGAGTCGTCGGCGCGGTAGTTGAGCAGGTCGACCGAGGCGGGCTCTCCGGCGTCGACGGCGGCGCCGAGTTCGGCGACGGTCGACTCGTCGGTCGCCTCCCCCTGTAGGAACCGGCAGTTCCGGCCCACAATCTCCGCGGCGTCGTAGCCGGTCACGCGCTCGAAGCCCTCGTTGGCGTAGACGATGGGCAGGTCGCCGTCGGCGTCGGCCATCGAGATGCCCACCTGCGCCTCGTCCATCGCGCGGGTCTTCCGCCGCAGTTCGCGCTCGCGCTCCTTGCGCGCGGTCACGTCCCGACCGACGCCTTGCACCCCGACCACTCCGTCGTCGCCGCGGATCGGCGTGGCGTTCACCGCGACGACGACCCGCTCGCCCGCCGCGTCGACGAAGTCGAGTTCGAGGTCCTCGACCGTCTCGCCGTCGACCGTCCGATCGAAGGCCCCCAACGCGTCGTCTATCGACGCCCCGTCGAGCCACGCCGCGAACGGCGTGTCGATCAGCTCCGCCGGTTCGTAGCCCAGTACGCGCTCGACCGCCGAGGAGACGT
This window of the Haloplanus rubicundus genome carries:
- a CDS encoding PAS domain S-box protein, yielding MDASGYREKIYDIFTGTDGDADVTARVERALDVGTEYLGLPIGFLTRLDDGSQEIVAATGRHEGIQAGERCPLDEAYCRRTIEVKGTLAVQDATASSSVSDRALQAFGLGAYIGVKITVDDETYGTVCFAAESERSAPFDETEEVFLELLGKLIGQALERRRYERELEARTERLEHEKARFEGIAETSFDILFRLDRAGAFTYVSSAVERVLGYEPAELIDTPFAAWLDGASIDDALGAFDRTVDGETVEDLELDFVDAAGERVVVAVNATPIRGDDGVVGVQGVGRDVTARKERERELRRKTRAMDEAQVGISMADADGDLPIVYANEGFERVTGYDAAEIVGRNCRFLQGEATDESTVAELGAAVDAGEPASVDLLNYRADDSPFWNQVRLSPIEGPDGDLTHYLGFQTDVTERKRTEQLVRLLNRVLRHNLRNDLNVLLGVGNHLQSGLTEDDDVSELGDRIERTANRLMGTSEQARELERYARREREPRRLDPAALFDAATNDLPAGATVDVAVRTDRDVCAGPELEQALTELAENAVTHDPGDAPRIELEATDDGEWIELVVRDEGTGIDDMEAAAIDAGEETDLVHCSGLGLWLVNWIVTRYGGSFGIRARDDGTGSVACVRLPAIDDDTPVDAVARRPTVLFR